The Bacteroidota bacterium DNA window GACCACATTTGACCATCTGTATGAACCTGATTTACTAAACCACCGGGATAAAGAGGTGCATAATTTAAAATTCTTCCCGCCCAGAATGGATTATGTCCATCCCAATCGAAAACCCAAAAATATGGTGCTTGCGAGGGCTGCCAGAAATTTAGAGCGCGTGAATAAGACTCTGCCCAATAATCGCCGAAACCTTCTCCGAGTGCACCTTGCTGACCTGAACCAGACCAACCCGGTTTTGAACCGTGTTGAATTGCATGTCCGTATTCATGCAAGATTACATCTGCATCTTCGGCATCGTCAACACCGCCGTCGCCAAAACTCATTCGATTTGTGGAAGGTGTGTATGAAGAATTATCGTCCCCGCTGTGTCCGTGGGCATCTGCACCGATAGATGTATTTTGAATATTTGTAAATCCTAAAGACTGAATCCAACGTTGGCTAAGATCAGTGTGGTAGTAAAGCATAACATCTTCGAAGCCATCATGACTCCGAGTGTATCTGAATGAGTCGGGATGAGCTGATGTTACGGGGGCAATACTTGGAGGGTCCCAATCGATTACGTTTATATACGGACCTGTTAAACGATAAACTCCTCCGCTGAATGATAAATCAGGCAATGTTCTTAAGACACGCTGACCATTAAGTTCGGGTGTATCCGCATCATTTCCTGATGGATCTACAAAACCGCCGGTTCCGTATGTCGCTCCAGCAGTGGTTAATGGGTCCGGGTCGAATACCAATCCACTTCCAGTTGTTGAACGAGCAAAATGTGCAACACCGGCAACCGCCCCTTTTGTTATTTGAGATACATAGTTAATATCACAGTGGACTACTGAATCACGAACCGTATGATAGTATGGATTTTCATTTTTTTCATAGAATCCGGTTATAACGTATCCTGCGTTCTCGAACGGAATATAATCACTCGCATACGCTGCAGTTATTTGAGTAGTAAGTGTCGAGTATAATTGTGTCAGTGCTGCCAATGTATCTGTGAAGAGTGCAGATGCAGCATTGTTTCCTGATGGGCTATTATCTTCGTCTCTCTCGACCTTCACAATATTCTGCCCGCCCGAATAACCTATCATATCAACATTGATCATGACTCTTATTTTATGGTTATTGGCTACGGCAATATTCGTTACGTAAGCCTGACTTCCGTAATAACCCTGTTCTTCCGCGGAGAAGAATATTAATTTTATAGTATATTCGAAATTTCTTTTAGCTATTATGCGTGCAACTTCTAAAATAGAAGAAGTTCCGGAACCGTTATCATCGGCTCCTGGTCCATTTACAGTATCGTAATGTCCACCTATTACTACCATTGTATCGGGTACACGAATCCCGGTTTTTGTTACTACAATATTTTGCAATGTGTTTCCGTTGTAAACAAAGTCCTGTTGAACAATATCCGTGTATCCATAAGATTGAAGTTGTGCAATCAACCAATCTCTTGTTTTGGCAAGTGAATCCCTGCCTGCAACAGAACTCGCCCATCGGGCTTTAAAAGCTTCCAAACGAAGCATATTGTTGTTAATATTTGTGGAAGATACCTGATTAACTAATTCCTGTATTGCTGGTTTAGCAGTTAAGACCGGTAATGCTTTAAAGATTGCCGGAAAGTCAGGTTTTTTCTGTGTAATTTTTTCTTGATTAACATCTGTATGGAAACATGTCATATCCGTAACTCTGAATACTTCACCATTACTTGCGTCCACAAAAACTTCCCAATCGCCGCGTGGTTCAAAAGCCGGAATTATAATACGATAAACCAACCTCCCAATTCCATTTTCTACATTAATCATTAACTCCGATTTTTGCTCGCCGTGAAGCTCCCCTGTAACACCTAAAAAAGTACGTGCAGTATTTATAGCCGATGCTTCAGTTAGTTGTGGTATTGTGGCTGGAGGAGTAAAATAAGATTTATAATTAGACGAGAAAAACTCGACCTTGTTTGTTTTATCAATACTTACAACCATATCGGATTGATAGATAGGAATTCCATTATAGCTTTGTAGAAAATTTACATGCTGTCCGGCAGGAGTTTCTTGTATATATGCAAGGTTAATATCGGTAAGATTCGATTTCATTTTAAACCGCAAAAGATTTGTCTGCAAATACTCTCGGGCAATTTGTTCAGGACTTCCTGAAACAGGTCCAAAATTTACATCGGATATATAAAAAGCATCTTCAGGAATATATTTTTCGAATGCAGGATGCTTAAATAACTGCTGCGACTGCCCTGTTTTATTCAGAACTTGAGCTTCAACAATTTGAATGTTCGAAAATAATATGGCAGCAATAGCTACCAAACTAAGAATTCGTAATAAATCTTTCATGGATTGTACTCCTTTGATATGGTTAATTATATAATAGTTGTTCTAATAAGCTGTCCGCACCACCAGCAAGATGGTGCGGACAATTATTTTCTACAAGAAAATGAAGAAAGTAGAGACGCACCGTAATGCGTCTCTACAAAGAATTGAACTTACTTACTATTAGGACATTTGTCCAATTGTTATTTATTATGTTTTTTTCTATTTTCGTACCAACTTTTATGTTGGTCGGTTTTTAATTTGATATCAACTTTTAACTCTGGGTGAAACTCTTTTACAAGACGTAAATATTGAATGTTGGTGTTCATAGTCCGTCCTGTAATTTGACATATTGAGATCGCATCGTGTTTCTTCTTAACCAACTGTAACACTTGCTCATAAGCCTTGATGTATCGATCAACTGCTCCTTGTGTGTGACCAGTCCTAAGCACAATGTCCGCTGGTGAAACACCTTCTTCATACAACGAGATGATGATACCTTTATGTGTCGGGTTGCTGCCTTGATC harbors:
- a CDS encoding DUF1670 domain-containing protein — its product is DQGSNPTHKGIIISLYEEGVSPADIVLRTGHTQGAVDRYIKAYEQVLQLVKKKHDAISICQITGRTMNTNIQYLRLVKEFHPELKVDIKLKTDQHKSWYENRKKHNK